A stretch of the Thalassotalea euphylliae genome encodes the following:
- a CDS encoding TonB-dependent receptor, giving the protein MFTLGKRTALAVAISGALGGYSQVAVAQDSAESDVEVITVTGMLSSLKSSMLDKKESDVVSDGIAAEDLGKFPDLNVAESLQRITGVSIDRSGGEGQQVTVRGFGPQFNTVLVNGRQIATDSAGREFNFDIIAADQITGADIFKTSTSTLQEGGIGGTINVSTARPFDYDGLQVVGSLKGMYESLSEETSPSASFLVSNTFNDDTMGVLLAVTHSERDVQINRIETAGWRGGQTISNSRDGVLFTNAYIPRNWDQIVDQQERTRTNASLVFQYAPSDEVTITLDGFVSKFEVESQVTDLASWFEPDRVGSATIDPETGTLTQFTQDVGLFVSSGNPATDFVSHTRNSRDVSNDGFGLNVEWAINDQLEATFDLSTSSAENDRAGRDRFNVVGIINSYQFDGTGGIPTVTHDGFVNGSLLPAELARLHYNEKGNQFSDEDEITELKADFVYEADGDVFEKARFGIYRQEREKKSFQIFGNQCQFCGYGTPAPLDVIDFRPFTAENYFSGLIDTFYTYDGDAYVDYLADQGFPIEPTLQNNRYTVNEDITSLYADFTFGFDLDDMPVTINVGARYSTTDVEAEAVQSDIVNVVPTSDQTLFANVFGPARDISESGSYSNLLPSLNIKLELQDDMVLRFAAYDSLTRPTLSQLSPATTFNEPRRQNLTAQGGNESLKPFTSENWDISYEWYYGDASLFSFAFFHKEVDDFIITRTGTETFDMTGRTAPDFACEGEFCSDAEELFGAQEVYSVTRPQNSEEITVTGYEVALTHIFENGFGFTANATIVDSDTELGEDQSTAFALEGLGDSQNLIVFYEADNWQARVAFNNREGFLRLVDNGFNGEPVNTDTFGQWDISASYDINENVSVFFEGINITEEELVQTGRFANQVYNIEDNGSRYAVGVRAKF; this is encoded by the coding sequence ATGTTTACTCTAGGTAAACGCACTGCGTTAGCAGTTGCAATTTCAGGTGCTTTGGGGGGCTACTCGCAAGTAGCTGTCGCTCAAGATAGCGCCGAAAGTGACGTTGAGGTGATTACAGTTACCGGCATGCTCAGTAGCTTAAAATCGTCAATGTTAGACAAAAAAGAATCTGATGTTGTTTCAGACGGTATTGCCGCGGAAGATTTGGGTAAATTCCCAGATTTAAACGTTGCCGAGTCTTTGCAACGTATTACAGGTGTATCGATTGACCGCAGTGGTGGTGAAGGCCAGCAAGTGACTGTTCGTGGTTTTGGCCCTCAGTTCAATACCGTGCTTGTTAATGGTCGTCAAATCGCGACCGATAGTGCTGGTCGTGAATTCAACTTTGACATTATCGCGGCGGATCAGATCACCGGTGCTGATATTTTCAAAACCTCGACATCGACACTGCAAGAAGGTGGTATTGGTGGCACGATCAATGTTTCTACTGCACGTCCATTTGACTACGACGGCTTACAAGTGGTTGGCTCACTAAAAGGCATGTACGAGAGCTTGTCGGAAGAGACTTCGCCAAGTGCTTCGTTCTTGGTTAGCAATACCTTTAACGACGACACCATGGGTGTCTTGCTTGCGGTAACTCACTCAGAACGTGACGTCCAAATTAACCGTATTGAAACCGCTGGTTGGCGTGGTGGTCAAACGATTTCTAACAGCCGTGACGGTGTACTTTTCACTAACGCATATATTCCACGTAACTGGGATCAAATTGTTGATCAACAAGAGCGTACCCGTACTAATGCCAGCTTAGTCTTCCAATATGCGCCAAGCGATGAAGTTACCATTACGCTTGATGGTTTTGTGTCTAAGTTTGAAGTTGAATCACAAGTAACTGACTTGGCGTCATGGTTTGAGCCTGATCGCGTTGGCTCAGCAACAATTGATCCGGAAACTGGTACGCTAACTCAGTTTACTCAAGATGTTGGCTTATTCGTAAGTAGTGGTAACCCAGCAACTGACTTCGTATCGCATACGCGTAATTCACGTGATGTTTCTAACGACGGTTTTGGTTTAAATGTTGAGTGGGCGATTAATGACCAGCTAGAAGCAACATTTGACCTGTCGACTTCATCGGCAGAAAACGATCGTGCCGGACGCGACCGTTTCAACGTGGTTGGTATTATCAACAGCTACCAGTTCGATGGCACAGGTGGTATTCCAACGGTAACTCACGACGGTTTTGTCAATGGTTCGCTATTGCCAGCAGAGCTTGCTCGCTTGCATTACAACGAAAAAGGTAACCAATTTAGCGACGAAGACGAAATCACTGAATTGAAAGCTGACTTTGTTTATGAAGCGGATGGTGATGTATTTGAGAAGGCGCGTTTTGGTATTTACCGTCAAGAGCGTGAGAAGAAGAGCTTCCAAATTTTTGGTAACCAATGTCAGTTCTGTGGTTACGGCACACCAGCACCACTTGATGTCATCGACTTTAGACCATTCACCGCAGAGAACTATTTCTCTGGCTTAATCGACACTTTCTACACTTATGATGGTGATGCCTATGTTGATTACTTAGCCGATCAAGGCTTCCCAATCGAGCCAACGTTGCAAAACAACCGTTACACAGTAAACGAAGATATTACGTCACTATACGCTGATTTCACCTTTGGCTTTGACTTAGATGATATGCCAGTGACAATTAATGTCGGCGCGCGTTACTCGACAACTGACGTTGAAGCAGAAGCGGTACAAAGTGATATTGTTAACGTGGTACCAACCTCTGACCAAACCTTATTTGCTAACGTATTTGGCCCAGCACGTGACATTTCAGAAAGTGGTTCATATTCAAACTTACTCCCTAGCTTAAACATCAAGTTAGAATTGCAAGATGATATGGTATTGCGTTTTGCTGCATACGATTCATTAACGCGTCCAACGCTATCGCAACTTTCGCCAGCGACAACGTTTAACGAACCACGTCGTCAAAACTTAACGGCGCAAGGTGGTAACGAGTCGTTGAAACCATTCACTTCTGAGAACTGGGATATTTCTTACGAGTGGTATTACGGCGATGCAAGCTTGTTTAGCTTCGCTTTCTTCCACAAAGAAGTAGATGACTTCATCATTACCCGTACAGGTACTGAAACCTTCGATATGACGGGCCGTACAGCACCTGATTTTGCCTGTGAAGGTGAATTCTGTTCTGACGCTGAAGAGCTATTTGGTGCGCAAGAGGTTTACTCGGTAACGCGTCCACAAAACTCGGAAGAAATCACAGTAACCGGTTACGAAGTGGCATTAACCCACATCTTTGAAAACGGTTTTGGTTTCACTGCTAACGCGACAATTGTTGATAGCGACACTGAATTAGGTGAAGACCAATCAACGGCCTTTGCGCTAGAAGGTTTAGGTGATTCACAAAACTTGATCGTATTCTACGAAGCGGACAATTGGCAAGCGCGTGTAGCGTTTAACAACCGTGAAGGCTTCTTACGCTTAGTGGATAACGGCTTCAATGGTGAGCCAGTCAATACTGATACCTTTGGTCAGTGGGACATCAGTGCTAGCTACGATATTAATGAAAATGTTTCGGTATTCTTTGAAGGCATTAACATTACAGAAGAAGAGCTAGTACAAACAGGTCGTTTTGCAAACCAAGTATACAATATTGAAGATAATGGCTCTCGTTACGCAGTTGGCGTGCGTGCTAAGTTCTAG
- a CDS encoding tryptophan halogenase family protein, producing MSHPVKNIVIVGGGIAGWLSAAVIASYHQGASDEQFRITLVESSDVPTIGVGEGTWPTMKNTLRQIGLNEREVFARCHAAFKQGGKFVNWVHGNGDFYYHPFTVPLGYGKLDLAPYVESVENFAVESNFQHHICEAGLAPRGHADLDYQGPCNYAYHLDAGELANMLKEHCTQKLGVKHLVDTLCDTLIADDGSIEAIVLEKTGQLAADLFVDCTGARSLLLGQALGIGYKSLSDVLFNDSALAMQVPYESADTPVASHTIATAQDAGWIWDIGLTHRRGVGHVYSSRFTSDEKAEANLRRYLGKAADGLAARKISYKPGHREKFWHKNCVAVGMAAGFVEPLEATAIMLIELSSRFIGENLPADKALMPVVAKRFNQQMDYRWQRIADFLKLHYMLTQRPEPYWQAHCDEATFPQSLKDDLAIWRYRGPATSDFDSAIELFPAASYQYVLYGMEFKPDFSSQAYLYNQRQQAEQLIKRNQQLTQQMLQNLPAHRDYIEQWLATG from the coding sequence ATGTCGCATCCGGTGAAAAATATTGTCATTGTCGGTGGTGGTATCGCTGGCTGGTTATCTGCTGCGGTAATCGCTTCTTATCACCAAGGGGCAAGTGACGAGCAGTTTCGAATTACCTTGGTTGAATCCTCTGACGTTCCAACGATTGGCGTGGGTGAAGGCACTTGGCCAACCATGAAAAATACCTTGCGACAAATTGGCTTAAATGAGCGAGAAGTGTTTGCTCGTTGTCATGCAGCTTTTAAGCAAGGTGGCAAGTTTGTTAACTGGGTACACGGCAATGGTGACTTTTATTATCATCCGTTTACTGTGCCTTTGGGCTACGGCAAGCTCGATCTCGCCCCTTATGTAGAAAGCGTTGAGAATTTTGCCGTTGAATCAAACTTTCAACACCATATTTGTGAAGCGGGCTTAGCCCCGAGAGGACACGCTGATCTTGACTATCAAGGGCCTTGTAATTACGCCTATCATTTAGATGCCGGTGAACTGGCTAATATGCTCAAAGAGCATTGCACCCAAAAGTTGGGTGTAAAACACCTAGTTGATACCTTGTGTGACACGCTAATCGCCGATGATGGCAGCATTGAAGCCATCGTGTTGGAAAAAACAGGACAACTAGCAGCCGACTTATTCGTTGATTGCACAGGCGCACGCTCATTATTGCTAGGACAAGCGCTGGGGATTGGTTATAAGTCACTTAGTGATGTGTTGTTTAACGATAGCGCCCTAGCTATGCAAGTACCATACGAGAGTGCCGATACCCCCGTTGCTTCGCACACAATTGCCACGGCACAGGACGCTGGTTGGATATGGGATATTGGCCTAACGCATCGCCGAGGTGTCGGCCATGTCTATTCGAGCCGATTTACCAGCGATGAGAAGGCCGAAGCGAATTTAAGACGCTATTTAGGAAAAGCAGCAGATGGTTTAGCTGCTCGAAAAATTTCCTATAAACCGGGGCACAGAGAAAAGTTCTGGCATAAAAACTGTGTCGCGGTTGGGATGGCGGCCGGCTTTGTTGAACCACTGGAAGCGACGGCGATTATGCTGATTGAACTATCATCACGCTTTATTGGCGAGAATTTGCCCGCCGATAAAGCGTTAATGCCAGTGGTTGCGAAACGATTCAATCAACAGATGGACTATCGCTGGCAACGCATTGCAGACTTTTTAAAGCTACATTACATGCTTACTCAGCGCCCTGAACCTTATTGGCAAGCTCATTGTGACGAAGCGACTTTTCCACAATCGCTGAAAGATGACTTAGCAATTTGGCGATATCGTGGTCCAGCCACCAGTGATTTTGACAGTGCCATTGAGCTGTTTCCAGCCGCGAGCTATCAATACGTGCTTTATGGTATGGAGTTTAAACCTGATTTTTCGAGCCAAGCTTATTTATATAATCAACGCCAACAAGCTGAGCAATTAATCAAACGTAACCAGCAATTGACCCAACAAATGCTGCAGAATTTGCCTGCTCATCGAGACTATATTGAGCAGTGGTTAGCAACGGGCTAG
- a CDS encoding SapC family protein yields MAALVALKREQHQSLYIQEGAENNFASSQHLLNLKIHEVGHAGTSLPVFLMKDPKSGVWRVSAVTSFAMGTNLFVEDNQWQPTFKPLAMQTFPFFLMKAEGEGKGYTVGIDPESNAFSEQSGDTIFTDEGKASQRLMKATQLLEASIEQDIQTYQFGQAINDLGLVKAINLVIHRPDGSQETLQGLCTIDEDKLNALSGEQLKSLSDKGYLAPMYAILMSIYQLNSLIRRNNLDQRFNTISEVKIAVNSGNSFS; encoded by the coding sequence ATGGCCGCATTAGTCGCACTTAAGCGCGAACAACATCAGTCACTTTACATTCAAGAAGGCGCTGAAAATAATTTTGCCTCAAGCCAGCATTTACTTAACTTAAAAATTCATGAAGTTGGTCATGCAGGCACCAGTCTTCCTGTGTTTTTGATGAAAGATCCTAAGTCAGGTGTATGGCGTGTTTCTGCTGTAACTAGCTTTGCAATGGGCACAAACCTTTTCGTGGAAGATAATCAATGGCAGCCAACGTTTAAACCCTTGGCGATGCAAACATTTCCGTTTTTCTTAATGAAGGCTGAAGGCGAGGGGAAGGGCTATACCGTCGGTATTGACCCTGAAAGTAACGCCTTTTCTGAGCAGTCGGGCGATACGATTTTTACTGACGAGGGTAAAGCCAGCCAGCGACTCATGAAAGCAACTCAATTGCTTGAAGCGAGTATCGAGCAAGATATTCAAACTTATCAATTTGGTCAGGCAATTAATGATTTGGGGCTGGTTAAAGCAATCAATTTAGTGATTCATCGCCCAGACGGTAGCCAAGAAACCTTGCAAGGCTTGTGTACCATTGACGAAGATAAGCTAAATGCTTTGTCTGGTGAGCAATTAAAATCACTTAGCGACAAAGGCTATTTAGCACCAATGTACGCAATTTTAATGTCGATTTATCAACTGAACTCGTTAATTCGCCGAAATAACTTAGATCAGCGATTTAACACAATTAGCGAAGTTAAAATCGCAGTTAATTCAGGTAACAGCTTTAGCTAG
- a CDS encoding alpha-galactosidase translates to MNNTPTHIHLAGQRSSIIINVSERTPRISYYGKKLSTQSSGQMIEMLATRQEAKCAVVEEPPIALTPTYGSGFTGHVGLEVSNNDDAWSFCGDISAVEQINEHQVAIATTDNDRGLSLLHELRLCPKTDVIECSTSLFNNSDSPLDVTWCAAPTFQVPANYTEIMAFEGRWSNEFRRQHISRFLGNFVRENRKGKTSHDSFPGLIMHKATTAEHQGDCIGFHLGWSGNHKVMSELLADGRGFVQMGELLLPSELTLAPGESYQSPKLYACYSDAGFNAMSASFHTFVREQLLSDKVINKPRPVHYNTWEGIYFDHDTDTLAELAKQAAEIGAERFVLDDGWFNGRRGDYAGLGDWFVDKEIYPEGLQPLIDQVLATGMEFGIWFEPEMINPDSDLYRNHPDWVLQTRGNPQIGFRNQYVLDLNNSAVCDYLFKCIDDILVEYPDISYIKWDMNRDVNQPGNGQGKPAIHQQMHALYALIDQLRAKHPKVEFESCCSGGGRVDYGILAHTDRVWTSDSNDALDRLEIQKGCSYFFPSNVMGAHVGPRDCHITGRRVNIEMRAAVAMFGHMGIEMNPRELTEQERTSLKAAIALHKAHRELIHQGQLIRLDTDGNSIEFGIVNADKSEALFAYNSVVEPLRYMPNQFMFKGLDAHSQYKLDLVWPAKREDFKEYSESILDKALGQTFSGELLMEHGMQMPVLFPQNSLVFKLTKV, encoded by the coding sequence ATGAACAACACACCTACTCACATTCATTTAGCAGGGCAACGTAGCAGCATTATTATTAATGTTAGCGAGCGCACTCCGCGTATTAGTTACTATGGTAAAAAGCTATCAACTCAGTCTTCTGGACAGATGATCGAGATGCTAGCAACACGTCAAGAAGCCAAATGTGCTGTGGTTGAAGAGCCGCCTATTGCATTAACGCCAACCTACGGCAGCGGTTTTACCGGACATGTTGGGCTTGAAGTCAGCAATAATGACGACGCTTGGTCTTTTTGCGGTGACATTAGCGCTGTTGAGCAAATTAATGAACATCAAGTGGCCATTGCAACCACTGACAATGATCGCGGTTTGTCGTTACTTCATGAGTTAAGACTATGCCCTAAAACCGATGTAATTGAGTGCTCGACGTCACTTTTTAACAATAGTGACAGCCCGCTTGATGTTACATGGTGTGCTGCGCCAACTTTCCAAGTACCTGCAAATTATACAGAAATCATGGCGTTTGAAGGTCGTTGGTCAAATGAATTTCGCCGCCAGCACATTTCTCGTTTCCTTGGCAACTTTGTACGTGAAAACCGCAAAGGTAAAACCTCGCACGACAGCTTTCCAGGGTTGATTATGCACAAAGCGACAACAGCTGAACACCAAGGTGACTGTATTGGTTTTCACTTAGGTTGGAGTGGTAATCACAAAGTGATGAGCGAATTGTTGGCAGATGGCCGTGGCTTTGTCCAAATGGGCGAGTTGCTGTTACCAAGCGAGCTAACACTGGCACCTGGTGAGTCTTATCAGTCACCTAAGTTATATGCCTGTTACTCAGATGCCGGCTTTAATGCGATGTCGGCTAGCTTTCATACCTTTGTGCGCGAGCAATTGTTGAGTGACAAGGTGATCAATAAACCACGCCCAGTTCACTACAACACATGGGAAGGTATTTATTTTGATCATGACACCGACACGCTAGCAGAGCTGGCAAAACAAGCAGCAGAAATAGGTGCTGAGCGTTTTGTGCTTGATGACGGCTGGTTTAACGGCCGCCGCGGCGACTATGCAGGACTAGGGGATTGGTTTGTTGATAAAGAAATTTATCCTGAGGGTTTGCAGCCTTTGATTGATCAAGTACTGGCAACCGGCATGGAATTTGGTATTTGGTTTGAGCCAGAAATGATTAACCCTGATAGTGATTTGTATCGCAACCATCCTGATTGGGTACTCCAAACACGCGGTAACCCACAAATTGGCTTTAGAAATCAATACGTGTTGGATCTTAACAACTCTGCGGTGTGTGATTACTTGTTTAAGTGTATCGATGATATTTTGGTGGAATATCCAGATATTAGTTACATCAAATGGGATATGAACCGCGATGTGAACCAACCGGGTAATGGTCAAGGTAAACCTGCTATTCACCAGCAGATGCACGCTTTATATGCGCTAATTGATCAGCTTCGCGCTAAACACCCTAAGGTTGAATTTGAAAGCTGCTGTTCAGGTGGTGGTCGTGTTGACTATGGTATTTTGGCGCATACGGATCGAGTTTGGACATCAGACTCCAACGATGCGTTAGATCGTTTAGAAATTCAAAAGGGCTGCTCATATTTCTTCCCATCCAATGTGATGGGAGCGCATGTTGGCCCACGAGATTGTCACATTACTGGCCGTCGCGTTAATATCGAAATGCGTGCTGCTGTGGCTATGTTTGGTCATATGGGCATTGAAATGAACCCGCGCGAGCTAACTGAGCAAGAGCGCACGAGCTTAAAAGCGGCGATTGCACTGCATAAGGCACATCGTGAGTTAATCCATCAGGGACAGTTAATTCGCCTTGATACCGACGGAAATTCTATCGAATTTGGTATTGTTAACGCTGATAAGTCTGAAGCGTTATTTGCGTACAATAGCGTTGTTGAGCCACTGCGTTATATGCCTAATCAGTTTATGTTTAAAGGGTTAGATGCGCACAGCCAATACAAGCTTGACCTTGTTTGGCCAGCTAAACGCGAAGACTTCAAAGAGTACTCTGAGTCAATTTTAGATAAAGCGCTAGGACAAACCTTTAGTGGAGAACTGTTAATGGAACACGGTATGCAAATGCCGGTATTGTTCCCGCAAAACTCTTTGGTCTTCAAGTTAACAAAAGTTTAA
- a CDS encoding SapC family protein: protein MSDFQPVKPEQHQQLKLDPSLDWEFIARQHQLEVTVTEAQQAASSFPLFFIKNSETGTTSIAAITSFVMDSNVLTDDKGEHQLAYVPLAASLRPFALGIDPDNDKNIIPYLDLASSLVSESQGEALFNDGKATPFFQRYNQQLEQFYLGQLETGKFIKALEALDLIQPIELEITIPSGKKSTLKGLCHLNEKALNALAEQDQQNLLNQGYFAAIFAMLSSMTQLNRLIQGHTKLGEPISGINIVPVTA, encoded by the coding sequence ATGTCCGATTTCCAACCAGTCAAACCCGAGCAGCATCAGCAGTTAAAACTCGACCCTAGCCTAGATTGGGAATTTATTGCTAGGCAACACCAGCTTGAAGTTACGGTCACAGAAGCGCAACAAGCAGCGTCGAGCTTTCCACTATTCTTTATCAAAAATAGTGAAACTGGCACCACCTCAATTGCGGCAATCACGTCCTTTGTGATGGACTCAAATGTATTGACCGATGACAAGGGCGAGCATCAGCTGGCATATGTTCCGCTTGCTGCTAGCTTGCGTCCTTTTGCTCTAGGTATTGACCCAGATAACGATAAGAACATTATTCCCTACCTAGATCTCGCATCTAGTTTAGTCAGTGAATCGCAAGGTGAAGCGCTATTTAATGATGGTAAAGCTACGCCATTTTTTCAGCGTTATAACCAACAGCTAGAGCAGTTTTATCTTGGCCAGTTAGAAACAGGCAAGTTTATTAAAGCGCTTGAAGCGCTAGATCTTATCCAACCAATAGAGCTTGAAATTACGATTCCCAGTGGCAAGAAGAGCACCTTGAAAGGGCTTTGTCACTTAAATGAAAAAGCCCTTAATGCACTCGCTGAACAAGATCAGCAAAACTTATTAAACCAAGGGTATTTTGCTGCCATTTTTGCGATGTTATCGTCAATGACACAGCTTAATCGTTTGATTCAAGGTCATACTAAATTGGGTGAACCAATTTCGGGTATCAATATCGTGCCTGTAACGGCTTAA
- a CDS encoding VOC family protein yields the protein MTSKQQVSAINLLVGDYQTALDFYIEKLGFVVSGDVQMEDHRWLTVSPSEHSRLKLILHKAQTYAQQSAIGKQAGDAVLAILQTDNFEQKYAEMQQAGVEFCEQPRHETYGTVVIFKDLYGNRWDLIELSA from the coding sequence ATGACAAGTAAACAACAAGTTTCAGCGATTAATTTACTCGTTGGTGACTACCAAACGGCCCTTGATTTCTATATCGAAAAGTTAGGTTTTGTAGTTAGCGGTGATGTGCAAATGGAAGATCACCGCTGGCTAACCGTTAGCCCAAGCGAGCACAGTAGGTTAAAGCTGATATTGCATAAAGCACAAACTTACGCTCAGCAAAGCGCTATCGGCAAGCAAGCAGGTGACGCCGTACTTGCGATATTGCAAACAGATAACTTTGAGCAGAAGTATGCTGAAATGCAGCAAGCAGGTGTTGAATTTTGTGAGCAGCCTCGCCACGAGACCTATGGTACTGTGGTTATCTTTAAAGATTTGTATGGTAATCGGTGGGATTTAATCGAGCTGAGCGCATAG
- a CDS encoding SLC5 family protein encodes MSAQAIQVIVFFGITALIAFATYLKCAGHARSSDSNKEYFLASGGLSWMFVAGSITLTNLSTDQLIGMNGNQMALLAWWEFAAVIGLIILAKVFLPVYYKNNCTTTTELLEKRYGDKNIRAVIAALFLLGNVFIFLPAVLYSGSLFMKSLFGTELSIMFLAVCFALVGACYAVFGGLRAVAVSDTYSGILLLGMGMLIVYLAVAAIDFDFSGIPTERLTMIGGDDSPLPWHVLLTGMIFIQAFYWGTNQTITQRAMAAPNLKEAQKGVFSAAAIRLLIVPPMIVVPGIVSYKLYGDIGDAAYGTIAADVLPVWLSGVFAAAIAAAVLTTFNSILNSSAALYCCDIHEAYVNKDANVGKLNAIITIVFVGIALALVPVYAAQESIINTVQELYGLLSMPILSTFIVGLLFKDVDARAAIIAVVFGTLLYAFFVFVWAPFHYIHMMCITLFACVGVALATNRLVFGNKVSFARQQTA; translated from the coding sequence ATGTCAGCACAAGCCATACAGGTCATAGTGTTTTTCGGAATTACTGCACTAATTGCTTTCGCTACCTATCTAAAATGTGCTGGTCACGCCCGCTCAAGCGATTCTAACAAAGAATACTTTCTTGCCAGTGGCGGTTTATCTTGGATGTTTGTTGCTGGCTCTATCACGCTAACCAACTTAAGTACTGATCAGTTGATTGGCATGAATGGTAACCAAATGGCGTTGCTCGCATGGTGGGAGTTTGCTGCAGTTATCGGGTTGATCATACTTGCTAAAGTCTTTTTACCTGTTTATTACAAAAATAACTGCACAACGACCACAGAGTTACTCGAAAAACGCTATGGTGATAAGAATATTCGCGCAGTAATTGCCGCCCTATTCCTATTAGGTAATGTATTCATTTTCTTACCCGCAGTGCTATACAGTGGTTCATTATTTATGAAGTCACTATTTGGCACTGAGCTAAGTATCATGTTCTTGGCTGTGTGCTTTGCGTTGGTGGGCGCCTGTTACGCAGTATTTGGTGGTTTGCGCGCCGTTGCAGTTTCAGATACCTACAGCGGTATTTTATTGCTTGGCATGGGTATGTTAATTGTTTACCTTGCAGTTGCTGCCATAGACTTTGATTTTTCTGGAATTCCTACCGAGCGCCTGACCATGATAGGTGGTGATGACTCTCCACTCCCTTGGCATGTACTGCTAACGGGGATGATATTTATTCAAGCCTTTTATTGGGGTACAAACCAGACGATTACCCAACGGGCAATGGCAGCACCAAATCTGAAAGAAGCGCAAAAGGGCGTATTTTCAGCTGCGGCTATACGTTTATTAATTGTGCCACCAATGATTGTGGTGCCAGGTATCGTTTCATATAAACTCTACGGCGATATTGGCGATGCCGCTTATGGCACCATAGCGGCGGATGTTTTACCTGTATGGTTATCTGGTGTTTTTGCTGCAGCTATTGCCGCCGCCGTGTTAACAACATTCAACAGTATTTTGAACTCTTCTGCTGCGCTTTACTGCTGTGATATTCACGAGGCTTACGTCAACAAAGATGCTAATGTCGGTAAGCTCAATGCAATTATTACCATTGTATTTGTTGGCATTGCATTAGCGCTAGTACCGGTTTACGCCGCCCAAGAAAGTATTATCAATACGGTTCAAGAACTTTATGGCCTACTCAGTATGCCTATTCTTTCGACCTTTATTGTTGGCCTGCTTTTTAAAGATGTTGATGCTCGCGCCGCGATTATCGCAGTTGTCTTTGGCACCTTGTTATATGCTTTCTTTGTGTTTGTTTGGGCACCGTTCCACTACATTCATATGATGTGTATTACCTTATTTGCTTGCGTTGGTGTGGCACTAGCCACCAACCGCTTGGTATTTGGCAATAAAGTTTCTTTCGCTCGCCAGCAAACAGCCTAA
- a CDS encoding SMP-30/gluconolactonase/LRE family protein, producing MKLIKTLAVENQLAEGVLWHPEQVSLWWTDIQTSKVYEYQLRNGHLKCYCMPERVGCFAFTKQPQQLLVAFASGIALYDLASRTINWLAHLDTANQGHRLNDGRLDRSGRFWVGGMVEKNVEKEHQSAHQSDKNASLFQLEQKSSSFQLSPKKTGIKISNSLCFSPDGKTMYHGDSPTGIIYQYQLSADQQLTNEQIFAKTEAGAYPDGACIDKNGNLWSAQWGGSRVVQYSPQGQVIQQLDLPVSQPTCVAIGGPNRNLLAVTSARDELTKQQLDREPEAGNIFIYQLDESIGIDEVYANVDDVAVPVQ from the coding sequence ATGAAATTAATCAAAACTTTAGCTGTAGAAAATCAATTAGCAGAAGGCGTGTTATGGCACCCAGAGCAGGTGTCGTTGTGGTGGACTGATATTCAAACCAGCAAGGTGTATGAATATCAGCTCCGAAATGGCCATCTCAAATGCTACTGCATGCCGGAGCGAGTCGGCTGCTTCGCATTTACCAAACAACCTCAGCAACTATTAGTCGCGTTTGCATCGGGTATCGCCCTGTATGATTTAGCTAGCCGAACAATCAACTGGCTTGCCCATTTAGACACCGCCAACCAAGGCCATCGCCTCAATGACGGTCGATTGGATCGCAGCGGTAGATTTTGGGTTGGAGGCATGGTCGAAAAAAATGTCGAAAAAGAGCACCAAAGCGCTCATCAGAGTGATAAAAACGCTAGCCTTTTTCAGCTTGAGCAAAAGTCGTCGTCATTTCAACTCAGCCCCAAAAAAACAGGTATCAAGATATCCAATTCACTGTGTTTTAGCCCTGATGGTAAAACTATGTATCATGGCGATTCACCAACAGGCATTATTTACCAATATCAGTTATCAGCAGACCAGCAATTAACCAACGAACAAATTTTTGCAAAAACCGAAGCTGGCGCCTACCCAGACGGTGCCTGTATTGATAAAAATGGTAACCTGTGGTCTGCCCAATGGGGTGGTAGCCGTGTGGTTCAATACTCACCACAAGGCCAAGTAATACAACAACTGGATTTACCAGTGTCTCAGCCGACTTGTGTTGCCATAGGCGGCCCAAATCGCAACTTGCTCGCTGTCACTAGTGCTCGCGATGAACTAACTAAACAACAACTCGACAGAGAGCCAGAGGCAGGCAATATTTTTATCTACCAGTTAGATGAAAGTATTGGCATTGACGAGGTTTATGCAAATGTTGACGATGTTGCAGTGCCCGTTCAATGA